In Oceaniferula flava, one genomic interval encodes:
- a CDS encoding aldehyde dehydrogenase (NADP(+)), whose protein sequence is MTLQGTSIIGAARGKGTEALGKSHNPATNEYLEPEYIAATHEELEHAVSLADSAFKEYRHCSGAKKAELLRAIASNIEAIVEDLVARMPLETGLPEMRVRGEAGRTCGQLRMFANLVEEGSWVDARIDRAQPERQPLPKVDTRSMLRALGPVAVFAASNFPLAFSTAGGDTASALAAGCPVIVKAHSSHSGTAELVGLAIQKAVADCGLPEGVFSLVYGGGRSIGQSLVKHPAIKAVGFTGSYGGGRALMDLAAARPEPIPVYAEMSAINPVVILPGAAKERGAQIAQGLHGSMTLGVGQFCTNPGLIFVHEDYAEVIAKETASLVAESASSAMLNSGICDAYCSGLEALEKHDAVTQLGKASAGEGSNQAVPALFQTDIQTFTSSEELTNEVFGPASIIVTYQSEEDLLGAFATMEGQLTATVHGTEEELAEQVALTRLMEDRAGRLVFNGFPTGVEVCASMVHGGPFPSTSDGRSTSVGTMAIYRFTRAVCWQDCPQSLLPAELQDGNPLGIQRSEV, encoded by the coding sequence ATGACATTGCAAGGAACATCCATCATCGGAGCCGCTCGCGGCAAGGGCACAGAAGCCCTCGGCAAAAGCCATAACCCAGCTACCAACGAATATCTCGAGCCCGAGTACATCGCCGCTACCCACGAGGAGCTTGAGCACGCAGTCTCTCTAGCCGATTCTGCCTTCAAGGAATATCGTCACTGCAGCGGTGCGAAAAAAGCAGAGCTGCTGCGTGCCATCGCCTCGAACATCGAGGCCATTGTTGAAGACCTCGTCGCCCGCATGCCGCTGGAAACCGGACTGCCAGAAATGCGCGTTCGGGGCGAAGCCGGCCGCACCTGTGGTCAGCTCCGCATGTTTGCCAATCTCGTTGAGGAGGGTTCCTGGGTGGATGCACGCATCGATCGTGCCCAGCCTGAGCGCCAGCCACTTCCCAAGGTAGATACTCGCAGCATGCTGCGTGCGCTTGGTCCCGTCGCCGTTTTCGCGGCATCCAATTTCCCGCTGGCATTCTCCACCGCAGGTGGCGACACCGCCTCGGCTCTTGCTGCCGGTTGCCCGGTGATCGTCAAAGCTCACTCCTCCCACAGCGGCACTGCCGAGCTGGTGGGACTGGCCATTCAGAAGGCTGTGGCCGACTGCGGTCTGCCTGAGGGTGTGTTCTCTCTCGTCTACGGTGGCGGCCGTTCCATTGGTCAATCCCTAGTGAAACACCCTGCAATCAAGGCGGTTGGTTTCACCGGTTCTTACGGCGGAGGTAGAGCCCTGATGGATCTTGCCGCTGCTCGTCCTGAGCCGATTCCGGTCTACGCCGAGATGAGCGCAATCAATCCAGTGGTAATCCTGCCCGGTGCAGCGAAGGAGCGCGGAGCGCAAATTGCCCAAGGCCTGCACGGATCGATGACTCTGGGAGTCGGCCAGTTCTGCACCAACCCCGGCCTGATCTTCGTGCACGAGGACTACGCCGAAGTGATCGCCAAGGAAACTGCCAGCTTGGTGGCTGAGTCCGCTTCCAGCGCCATGCTGAACAGCGGAATTTGCGATGCATACTGCAGCGGTCTTGAAGCTCTCGAAAAACATGACGCCGTCACTCAACTCGGTAAAGCCAGCGCCGGTGAAGGTTCTAACCAAGCGGTGCCTGCCTTGTTCCAAACTGATATCCAGACATTCACCAGCTCGGAAGAGCTCACCAACGAGGTCTTTGGCCCAGCGAGTATCATCGTGACTTACCAATCGGAAGAAGATCTGCTAGGTGCTTTTGCTACCATGGAAGGTCAGCTCACCGCCACGGTTCACGGAACTGAGGAAGAGCTTGCCGAGCAGGTGGCTTTGACTCGCCTGATGGAAGACCGTGCTGGACGTCTCGTGTTCAACGGCTTCCCCACTGGTGTGGAAGTCTGCGCGAGCATGGTGCACGGCGGACCATTCCCATCCACCTCGGATGGACGTAGCACCTCCGTGGGAACAATGGCAATCTACCGTTTCACCCGTGCCGTATGCTGGCAGGACTGTCCGCAGTCACTTCTGCCTGCCGAGTTGCAAGACGGCAACCCACTGGGCATCCAGCGCAGTGAGGTCTAA